The genomic interval TTAGGACACGCGCCGTCTAATTTTAGGTTCCTGCTAATATAATATTGCCTAGTTAACCTGGTTTTCAAAAAAACGAACTACTGTTTCGTTCACATCACGTGTTCATATGAAACCTGATCAACCATGAATATGCAGTCAAGGTCACAATCCAATAAATTATCACGCCAAATCTGATCAAACGATGATTACTCAAGATCGATCACATATCCTGCTAGGTCACTTCTACAAGTTCATAAGACAACCACAATTCTGACCTTATAAATACGGATTGTACTATCAAATCAATTTGCAGTCTTTTATTTTCCGACCCATATTTCATAGCCAGCTCTGATGACAGCAGAGCACAACGTACTGAACATGATGAGCTGATGGCAACTTCAGTCTGCATCTCTCTCGTTCTCACTGCTTCAGCATGTCCCTGAACCAGTAGGCTGACGCCTTGGGATGGCGCTCGAGGGTTTTGAAGTCGACGTAGACGATGCCAAACTTGGAGTTGTACCCTGACAGCCACTCGAAGTTGTCCAGGAGAGACCAGGCGAAGTAGCCAGCCACGTTGGCACCCTCGTCGATGGCCTTCTTCAGCTGGGAGAGGTAGCTCCTGTAGAAATGAACCCTCGTGGTGTCGCGCAAGTACTGGTCGCGGCTGAGATTTGCAGGCTGATCCATTCCTGACGAAATGATGAAGAGGCAGCGTGTGTTCATCTACTCTGCTTATATAACGCAGATTGTGCGATGTGGAGGAAAAGTTGAATCAAAGGATATGGAGGAAGTTAAGATGTACCGTTTTCAGTTATGACGACTGTCGGATTCCCGTACTTCTGCTTGATGTAGTTCACACAACCGTACATTCCCCACGGCACAATGTAAAGCCAATTAGAATTTGCCTGTAAAAAATCCACAGATCAATAAGGGTTTTATGAGGTATCATGTTGGTTCTGAATTTGTCAAAGCGATGCATCGGTAGAATGCAGGGGTAGAAGAATCTGAAGATACAGAACAGAACTAGTTACTGCATACCTGTGGTCCAATTGGTTTGCCATTTTTCGCAACTGCAGAATTTAGGGGATAAAATATCTATGAGAATATGTGTAGCATTGATACAGATTTACAAGCTGCAAGGCAATGCAAGGAACTCACAAACATATGAAACCTGCCAATCGGCTGAGTAACTAGTCGGTGTCTGCTGTATTAATTGCTGGCCTTTCATGTAGCTAGCTGTGTACTGATTGATACCAATATAGTCCGCCGAGCCCTTGACCAACCTAGCTTGTTCAGGAGTGAATTTGGGCAGCCTATCTTTCACAAGGTCTTGCATTATCTGTGGGTAATGTCCATTAATCAATGGATCAAGATACCTACACCCATTGCAACCGTTAGCAGTCTTGACAATGATAATTCTGTTTTACTGAAGCTCATTGACTTTGTGAGAGGATATTCATATGGTCTTACCAACCAATGTGGAAGTCCCTGGCTCTTTGGGCCGCTGCTTGATCTTCAGTTGAATTGGAAAGAGCTTCATACCAATTGAAGTCCAGAACTATTCCAACTTTGCCTCGCTGAGCTGCCTACatttttgaaattatattACGGAAATTTAGACTTAAAGGTGGTAGGGAGTAGTTATTTGTATCTGAATAAACTGGTCAGGAGGAAATATCCGTTGAAGAACACTTGGTCTTATACTTTCACAACTGTTCTATGGCCTGTTCTACAAGTAGAGACAATACCTGATACTTAGTCCGGTATCTTGCAACTGCTGCAGCATGTGATAACAGAAAATTATGAGCAACAATGTATGGTTCTGTTGCTGAGTTCCCACCAGCAGCGCATTTTGTGCACCTTTTAGGAGGATTTGTTCCTTGGTCATAACCAAGAAGTGCTACTATTCTTGGCTCATTAAATGTAAACCAGTGCTTTACACGATCGCCAAAGGTCTTGAAACAGAAGTCCGCATACTCCGTAAATAGATCCCTACAGAACAAGTAGTATGAAGATAATCCAGATTTCCACAGTGCTACTTATACAACTAGTGATGCAAGAGATATAGGATGCAACATTTAGCTAGACAACATGTACCACTAACCAGGGTGCAGTGCAGTTCTATTTTGGGAGAATAATAGAACTTCCACGTCCATAATTGTCATATATCTCGATGTGGAGCCAATTTTAGTCATGTATTTTTGTGTTAAGAAACTGATAATTTTGTCCCAAGCATTCATACTTAtgtttaaaatcaattctaaaataagtCAATAGCCAAGAAATGAAGGGTTTTAATAgattaacagataaaaaggTAAATTACTAATTTGACTTACGCCATTTTTGTGCTCAACCAGCCTCCGTACTTCTTCTCAAGCGCAAGCGGGAGATCATAGTGGTAAAGATTGACATAAGGAGTGATACCTGCTTGGTTTGAAAGGAAATATTTAGAGATACAGCACTCAAGTTTTCCATGGAAGTTTCAAGTATGATGTCACGTGATACCTTTCAGCAGTAGGTAGTTTATAAGATTGTTGTAATATGCTACACCTTCTTGGTTAACTCGTCCCTCACCATCTAGGTACACCAAAGGTGCATAATTGGCAGAAACAAATTGtcattcagaaaaaaatatatatatactggcATGCTACAACTGGCTTGAGTCAGACTCGATGTACCTGGGAAGATCCTGGACCATGAGATTGAAAACCGGTAGGcatcaaaattcaaacttttcaTGAGATTAACATCTTCCTGTTCCAGAATGAAAACAATACATGTATAAGAGCCTGGACACGCATATTGTAGAGCATTTACAGTTAACAATGCATAGAGAGGTTCCAGTATAGCAGTTTTGTGATCTGTAATGTTATCTTGAAGTACAGAAGTTTCATTCTGGGGGGCGTACCTTTTCTATTTACAAAAGGAAGGTACATCCCCACCCTCACCCCAACCCCCCAAAAGGGAAAGAGTAAGAGTAGGATAACCACCAATTCAGCTAGAGGACTCCCAACAgaaccagttttttttttcgaaagtCACATAATTAGTTTGTTGTAGTACTCCTTTAGGTCATAAGTATTTAAAGTTTAGGATATGATTTGGgcaaaatttagaaatttgaaCAATCAATCTTATATTTAAACATGTTTATGATATTTTGGTAGATGACACACGCGTAccttttttattgttttataaactaa from Oryza brachyantha chromosome 3, ObraRS2, whole genome shotgun sequence carries:
- the LOC102708703 gene encoding beta-glucosidase 7; translated protein: MAAPARRASCVLVLVLALALAAARDAGAAVPKPNWLGGLSRAAFPRGFVFGTATSAYQVEGMAASGGRGPSIWDDFAHTPGNVAGNQNGDVATDQYHRYKEDVNLMKSLNFDAYRFSISWSRIFPDGEGRVNQEGVAYYNNLINYLLLKGITPYVNLYHYDLPLALEKKYGGWLSTKMADLFTEYADFCFKTFGDRVKHWFTFNEPRIVALLGYDQGTNPPKRCTKCAAGGNSATEPYIVAHNFLLSHAAAVARYRTKYQAAQRGKVGIVLDFNWYEALSNSTEDQAAAQRARDFHIGWYLDPLINGHYPQIMQDLVKDRLPKFTPEQARLVKGSADYIGINQYTASYMKGQQLIQQTPTSYSADWQVSYVFAKNGKPIGPQANSNWLYIVPWGMYGCVNYIKQKYGNPTVVITENGMDQPANLSRDQYLRDTTRVHFYRSYLSQLKKAIDEGANVAGYFAWSLLDNFEWLSGYNSKFGIVYVDFKTLERHPKASAYWFRDMLKQ